In one window of Gopherus evgoodei ecotype Sinaloan lineage chromosome 9, rGopEvg1_v1.p, whole genome shotgun sequence DNA:
- the UBXN7 gene encoding UBX domain-containing protein 7 isoform X2 has protein sequence MRLRTAAGQVAGVLLFGGGGGKMAAHGGSAASSALKGLIQQFTAITGASESVGKHMLEACNNNLEMAVTMFLDSGGIAEEPSTSSAAVSTVRPDTEDEVRAPIPQKQEILVEPEPLFGAPKRRRPARSIFDGFRDFQTETIRQEQELRNGGAIDKKLTTLADLFRPPIDLMHKGSFETAKECGQMQNKWLMINIQNVQDFACQCLNRDVWSNEAVKNIIREHFIFWQVYHDSEEGQRYIQFYKLADFPYVSILDPRTGQKLVEWHQLDVTSFLDQVTGFLGEHGQLDGHSTSPPQKCSRSESLIDASEDSQMEAAIRASLQETHFDSSQVKQDSRSDEESESELFSGSEEFISVCGSDDDDDSENPAKSRKSPHKDLGCRKEENRRPPPEPPTRTEPGVTSNHRVVSCIDAGILEESADKPDSAMEGLDVNGPKAQLMLRYPDGKREQISLPEQAKLLTFSPPPQTF, from the exons ATGCGCCTGCGCACAGCAGCCGGGCAGGTGGCTGGTGTGTTGTTGTTCGGTGGTGGCGGCGGGAAGATGGCGGCGCACGGGGGCTCTGCGGCCTCCTCGGCGCTCAAAGGGTTAATCCAGCAGTTCACCGCCATCACGG GTGCCAGTGAAAGTGTGGGGAAACATATGCTTGAAGCATGCAACAATAATCTAGAGATGGCTGTCACTATGTTTCTGGATAGTGGAGGCATAGCAGAGGAGCCCAGCACCAGTTCAGCAGCGGTGTCGACTGTCCGACCGGATACAGA GGATGAAGTACGAGCACCAATTCCACAAAAGCAGGAAATTTTGGTAGAGCCGGAGCCCTTGTTTGGAG ctccTAAACGACGCAGACCTGCCCGTTCAATATTTGATGGTTTTCGGGATTTTCAAACAGAAACCA TTCGACAGGAGCAGGAGCTGCGGAATGGAGGTGCAATAGATAAGAAACTCACTACTCTTGCAGACCTCTTCAGGCCTCCCATTGATCTGATGCACAAAGGCAGCTTTGAAACG GCCAAAGAGTGTGGTCAGATGCAGAATAAATGGCTCATGATTAACATCCAGAATGTGCAGGACTTCGCATGTCAGTGTCTCAACCGGGACGTCTGGAGCAACGAGGCTGTGAAGAACATTATCCGGGAGCATTTCATTTTTTGGCAG GTATACCATGATAGTGAGGAAGGACAGAGATACATACAGTTTTATAAACTGGCAGATTTCCCTTATGTCTCCATTCTGGACCCCAGGACAG GCCAGAAATTAGTGGAGTGGCACCAACTGGATGTAACTTCTTTTTTGGACCAAGTGACTGGTTTCCTGGGTGAACATGGTCAACTGGATGGACATTCTACCAGCCCTCCCCAAAAATGTTCCCGCTCT GAAAGCCTCATTGATGCTAGTGAGGATAGTCAGATGGAAGCTGCCATCAGGGCCTCCCTGCAGGAGACACATTTTGATTCCTCCCAGGTCAAACAGGACAGCCGATCAGATGAGGAGTCTGAATCTGAGCTTTTCTCTGGAAGTGAGGAATTTATTTCTGTTTGTGgctctgatgatgatgatgactctGAGAATCCTGCCAAGTCTAGAAAGTCTCCACACAAGGACTTAGGGTGTAGGAAAGAGGAGAACCGTAGGCCTCCACCTGAGCCCCCCACAAGGACTGAGCCTGGAGTAACATCAAACCATCGAGTAGTGTCCTGCATTGATGCTGGGATATTGGAAGAATCAGCTGACAAGCCTGACAGTGCAATGGAGGGATTGGATGTGAATG GACCAAAGGCACAGCTGATGCTAAGGTATCCAGATGGAAAGAGGGAACAAATTTCACTGCCTGAACAAGCTAAACTTCTG